A genomic region of Brevibacillus sp. JNUCC-41 contains the following coding sequences:
- a CDS encoding NAD-dependent succinate-semialdehyde dehydrogenase: protein MKKVVEKWPIYINGEPVHTEHHFVVENPATLEPVGYVPDANEKEAKAAVDAAQAAFLTWSKTSAYHRAELLEKWYTIIENRLDEIATIMTLEQGKPLAEAKGEMKYASSFVKWYAEEAKRNYGEIIPASVASKRIFVQKQAVGVVAAITPWNFPAAMITRKVAPALAAGCTVVIKPAEQTPLTALLLVESAQEAGIPAGVINIVTTQKPGDVSDVWMNDSRVKKITFTGSTPVGKHLMKKAAETVKKVSLELGGLAPFIIAEDANIEEAVNGLIQSKFRNAGQTCICANRIFVHETIEQPFLQAFKEAVLTLKVGNGMEGTDLGPLIDGAAVEKVQHQLEDAASKGAIIHKTAKVDEKQGYFIAPAILSNVTDDMLCMQEETFGPIAPVSTFKTDQEAIDRANNTNFGLAAYVYTESLNKAVAYSDSLEYGIVGINDSAPSTAQAPFGGMKESGLGREGGHYGMDEYLEVKYVSMLLGQ, encoded by the coding sequence ATGAAAAAAGTAGTGGAAAAATGGCCAATTTATATAAACGGAGAACCTGTTCATACAGAGCATCATTTTGTAGTGGAAAATCCAGCAACATTGGAGCCTGTGGGTTATGTTCCGGACGCTAACGAAAAAGAGGCAAAGGCTGCTGTGGATGCAGCTCAAGCTGCTTTTCTGACTTGGTCGAAAACCAGTGCTTACCATAGGGCGGAATTACTTGAGAAGTGGTACACGATCATTGAGAACAGGCTGGATGAAATCGCAACGATCATGACACTGGAACAAGGAAAGCCATTGGCTGAAGCAAAAGGTGAAATGAAATATGCTTCAAGTTTCGTGAAATGGTATGCTGAAGAGGCAAAGCGTAACTATGGGGAGATCATTCCAGCGTCTGTTGCTTCAAAACGTATTTTTGTGCAAAAGCAGGCAGTCGGTGTCGTCGCTGCCATTACCCCGTGGAACTTTCCTGCTGCCATGATCACGAGGAAAGTGGCGCCAGCCCTTGCTGCAGGATGTACCGTGGTCATCAAACCAGCGGAACAAACGCCTTTGACCGCTTTGCTATTAGTTGAAAGTGCCCAGGAAGCAGGCATTCCGGCCGGTGTGATAAATATTGTGACAACACAAAAACCGGGAGATGTGTCAGACGTCTGGATGAATGATTCACGTGTTAAAAAGATCACATTTACTGGCTCCACTCCTGTAGGGAAACATTTAATGAAAAAGGCGGCAGAAACAGTAAAGAAAGTCTCGCTTGAACTCGGTGGATTGGCTCCGTTCATCATTGCTGAAGATGCGAATATTGAAGAAGCAGTAAACGGTTTGATTCAATCGAAATTCAGGAATGCGGGACAAACATGTATTTGTGCGAACCGAATATTCGTCCATGAGACAATTGAACAGCCGTTTTTACAAGCTTTTAAAGAAGCCGTTTTAACTTTGAAGGTTGGAAATGGAATGGAAGGGACCGACCTTGGTCCATTGATAGATGGAGCCGCAGTTGAAAAAGTCCAGCATCAATTAGAGGATGCTGCAAGTAAAGGGGCCATCATCCATAAAACCGCAAAAGTCGATGAAAAACAAGGCTATTTTATCGCACCAGCCATACTTTCCAATGTAACGGATGATATGCTGTGCATGCAGGAAGAAACGTTTGGGCCAATTGCACCGGTCAGTACATTCAAAACCGATCAAGAGGCGATCGATCGGGCCAATAACACGAATTTTGGCCTGGCAGCTTATGTGTATACAGAGTCATTGAATAAGGCAGTTGCCTATTCGGATAGTCTTGAATATGGAATCGTCGGTATTAATGACAGTGCCCCATCCACTGCCCAAGCACCCTTTGGAGGGATGAAGGAAAGTGGATTAGGCAGGGAAGGGGGACACTACGGCATGGATGAATATTTAGAAGTGAAATATGTCTCCATGCTGCTAGGCCAGTAA
- a CDS encoding solute carrier family 23 protein, whose protein sequence is MKWKNRRYGDETSYIPAGPFKIRLPFVHYRFEWPDYVQGLLMCAVDLGAITLLADHLGMPFDVALAVVVLNGLLYLAHHLLGDPVIPGWITPAVPLLVLFVGQFPEGPDRVYALVAFQLTLGILSIVLGMTGLASKVVRLVPNAIKSGIILGAGIGAVVSIFEVGGKFDLFPYTISICIGFAFYLLFSKNFGKLKMRNKVWVFIGNLGILPAILLAVFVAPIFGEAKWPDIQWGFSSPDFATLWSDYTVFGLGFPALTFFLSAIPAVFATYLVVFGDVLKTKALLSESDEVREDEKVDYNPNRAHLIFGGRNVIMSFIGPDITMCGPLWAAMQVVVVERFKNGKKAMNSFFGGAGSFRWGTNTGLFLLPVVSLVEPILGVALALTLLVQGYVSVRVGVMQAKSQRDLGIAGVVAAILVIKGAGMAFAAGILLCVLLYGKDFFKGENDKTFTDHAEEEEIKAG, encoded by the coding sequence ATGAAATGGAAAAACCGTCGCTACGGAGATGAGACATCGTATATACCTGCGGGACCTTTTAAGATTAGACTTCCATTTGTCCATTATCGTTTCGAGTGGCCTGACTATGTTCAAGGGTTATTGATGTGTGCAGTTGACCTTGGAGCGATTACACTGCTTGCAGACCATCTGGGGATGCCTTTTGATGTAGCTCTAGCCGTCGTTGTCTTGAATGGATTATTGTATTTAGCGCATCATTTACTCGGGGACCCAGTAATACCAGGTTGGATTACACCTGCAGTTCCACTGCTTGTATTGTTCGTCGGGCAATTTCCGGAAGGACCTGATCGAGTCTATGCACTCGTTGCATTTCAATTAACATTAGGTATTTTATCAATAGTGCTTGGAATGACCGGACTTGCGAGTAAGGTCGTACGATTAGTGCCGAATGCAATTAAATCAGGCATCATTTTAGGGGCAGGAATTGGTGCTGTCGTATCCATTTTCGAAGTGGGTGGAAAGTTCGATTTATTTCCTTATACAATAAGCATTTGTATCGGATTTGCCTTTTACTTGCTTTTTTCGAAAAATTTCGGAAAGTTAAAAATGCGAAATAAAGTTTGGGTATTCATAGGCAATTTAGGGATATTGCCAGCAATCTTGCTTGCTGTTTTTGTAGCCCCTATTTTTGGTGAAGCAAAATGGCCTGATATTCAATGGGGATTCAGCAGTCCGGACTTTGCTACGCTTTGGTCGGACTATACTGTGTTCGGTTTAGGTTTCCCTGCCTTGACCTTCTTTTTAAGTGCGATTCCAGCTGTTTTTGCCACTTATTTAGTTGTATTCGGGGATGTGCTGAAAACAAAAGCGTTGCTTTCTGAATCCGATGAGGTCAGGGAGGATGAAAAAGTGGACTATAATCCAAACAGAGCTCATTTAATTTTTGGTGGCCGAAATGTGATCATGAGTTTTATCGGACCTGATATAACGATGTGCGGTCCGTTGTGGGCAGCCATGCAGGTCGTGGTTGTGGAACGGTTCAAAAATGGCAAGAAAGCGATGAATTCTTTCTTCGGCGGTGCTGGCTCGTTCCGTTGGGGTACAAATACAGGGTTATTCTTATTGCCGGTAGTCAGCTTGGTTGAACCGATTCTCGGTGTGGCCTTGGCCCTAACGCTCTTGGTTCAAGGGTATGTTAGCGTACGCGTCGGTGTGATGCAGGCGAAGAGCCAACGCGACCTGGGAATTGCAGGGGTCGTCGCTGCCATCCTTGTAATAAAAGGTGCTGGAATGGCGTTTGCAGCGGGAATTTTATTATGTGTCCTTCTATATGGCAAGGACTTTTTCAAAGGCGAGAATGATAAGACTTTTACAGATCATGCAGAAGAAGAGGAGATTAAAGCAGGATGA
- a CDS encoding iron-containing alcohol dehydrogenase, translated as MNISIFSMANKLVTGSDSLQQLTDEVTRLGMKNPLIVTDKILLDAGVVQKVEDLLSSAYGIFSDVNPEPEIEIVELCVQSIREGNHDGLIAVGGGSAMDIAKASSVMATNSGSIETYFGTNLIEVQGLPLIAIPTTAGTGSEVTNISILSDKKEQVKKGIVSSYLLPDVAIVSPVMTLTCPPSVTAASGVDALVHAVEAYISKFASPVTDALAIGAMKLIAKNLPKAYAAPDNLEAREAMITGSLMAGLAFGNAGVGAVHALAYPLGGRFHLSHGVSNSLLLPFVMKWNKIACLERFRDIAEALGEKVNHLNDDEAADKAIEAMTRICRYVDIPESLREFDIPESALSEMAAEAIKQVRLLRNNPRALNVRDIEKIYRSAYGF; from the coding sequence ATGAATATTTCTATTTTTTCAATGGCTAACAAATTGGTGACAGGATCAGATTCTTTACAGCAGCTGACTGATGAGGTCACGCGATTAGGGATGAAGAATCCTTTGATAGTTACAGATAAAATTTTACTGGATGCCGGGGTAGTGCAAAAGGTTGAGGATCTGCTTTCATCGGCATACGGTATTTTCTCGGATGTGAATCCTGAACCGGAAATTGAAATCGTTGAGCTATGTGTACAGTCTATCAGGGAGGGAAATCATGATGGACTGATTGCGGTAGGCGGGGGTAGTGCGATGGATATTGCGAAAGCCTCTTCCGTCATGGCTACAAATTCAGGTAGCATCGAGACATATTTCGGTACGAATTTGATTGAAGTTCAGGGTCTGCCTTTAATAGCCATACCGACGACGGCCGGAACCGGGTCTGAAGTGACGAATATTTCGATTTTATCGGACAAAAAGGAACAGGTGAAGAAGGGAATTGTTAGTTCATATCTTTTACCGGATGTAGCGATCGTATCGCCTGTCATGACGCTGACTTGCCCGCCAAGTGTGACGGCTGCGAGCGGAGTGGATGCACTTGTCCATGCGGTAGAGGCTTATATTTCCAAATTTGCTTCGCCCGTTACAGATGCTTTGGCAATTGGTGCCATGAAGTTGATCGCAAAAAATTTACCAAAGGCTTATGCTGCACCAGATAATCTGGAAGCACGTGAAGCCATGATCACGGGAAGCCTAATGGCAGGGTTAGCTTTTGGAAATGCAGGTGTTGGAGCTGTCCATGCCTTAGCTTATCCTCTTGGAGGCCGCTTCCATCTATCACATGGAGTCAGCAATTCATTATTACTGCCATTTGTCATGAAGTGGAATAAAATTGCATGTTTGGAAAGGTTTCGAGACATTGCTGAAGCACTTGGAGAGAAAGTCAATCATTTAAATGACGATGAGGCAGCGGATAAAGCTATAGAAGCGATGACCAGAATATGCCGTTACGTAGATATACCTGAGTCACTAAGAGAATTTGACATTCCTGAATCGGCTTTAAGTGAAATGGCTGCTGAGGCCATCAAACAAGTCCGTTTACTTCGCAATAATCCCCGTGCATTAAACGTTCGGGATATCGAAAAAATTTACCGTTCAGCCTATGGCTTTTAA
- a CDS encoding sigma-54 interaction domain-containing protein — protein sequence MTKFYSDMAVEEAISCFPIGSTEVEVLDDSEVFIGFLTIEALSAAVQQSDLTKPISHFITVNAPLQNLRNYSIPYEQFQAFFESDLCRVVFNALYDGVYITDGAGTTLFINQAYQRITGIREEEIIGKPMSYLIEQGMISVSASLESILTKNQVTLTQRIRNGRKIIVSATPILSPQNEVIFVINSVRDITELIRMKYTIDSQKLSFQPISQLLPGSEQVNLQEIIIGPSTTPLFKLADKVAKTDAKILLQGETGVGKSLIAKYIHAKSSRKEKIFLELNCGAIPASLVESELFGYEPGAFTGSLKNGKMGIFEKVNGGTLFLDEIGDLPLELQVKLLKVVEENKFMRVGSTEMKEVDVRLITATHRDLASLVQEGSFREDLYYRLNIVSFEVPPLRQRKEETIPLLEMYLKKFNEKYNEKKKMTPECYEWLTNYSWPGNIRELASLAERLVVTTYDDTIDLPNLPSFIQPVISKKPTKHSLKDAVSELERSLILNAMKKYGTTRAAAISLDISQSALVQKMKKFHIRLENESN from the coding sequence ATGACTAAGTTTTATTCGGATATGGCAGTGGAGGAAGCAATATCATGTTTTCCCATAGGAAGCACAGAAGTGGAAGTTTTGGATGATTCAGAAGTTTTCATCGGATTTTTGACAATAGAGGCGTTATCTGCCGCAGTGCAGCAGAGTGATTTGACGAAGCCTATTTCCCATTTCATTACTGTGAATGCACCACTGCAAAATTTACGCAATTACTCCATCCCATATGAACAATTTCAAGCATTCTTTGAGAGTGATTTATGCAGGGTTGTATTTAATGCCCTGTATGATGGCGTATATATCACGGATGGTGCTGGAACGACATTATTTATCAATCAAGCTTATCAGCGTATTACCGGAATAAGAGAAGAGGAAATCATCGGAAAACCGATGAGTTATTTAATTGAGCAGGGTATGATATCCGTTTCCGCTTCATTGGAATCTATACTGACGAAGAATCAAGTTACTTTGACGCAAAGAATCCGAAATGGAAGAAAGATTATCGTATCGGCCACACCTATTCTATCGCCACAGAACGAAGTCATATTTGTCATAAATAGTGTAAGGGATATAACTGAATTAATCCGGATGAAGTACACGATCGACAGTCAAAAGCTATCTTTCCAGCCTATTTCTCAATTATTGCCTGGCTCGGAACAGGTCAATTTACAAGAAATAATCATTGGGCCTTCTACAACTCCCTTATTTAAACTGGCAGATAAAGTAGCTAAAACGGATGCGAAGATCTTGTTACAGGGGGAAACGGGAGTAGGGAAGAGTTTAATCGCCAAGTACATACATGCCAAAAGCTCCAGGAAGGAAAAAATTTTCCTTGAATTAAATTGCGGGGCGATCCCTGCGAGTTTGGTGGAATCTGAACTTTTTGGATATGAACCAGGGGCATTTACCGGATCCCTTAAGAATGGGAAAATGGGGATTTTCGAGAAAGTGAATGGTGGCACTTTATTTTTGGACGAAATTGGGGATTTACCTTTAGAGTTACAGGTGAAACTTTTGAAAGTGGTAGAAGAAAACAAGTTCATGAGAGTAGGTTCCACCGAAATGAAAGAGGTGGATGTCAGGTTAATTACAGCCACCCATCGGGATCTTGCCTCGCTCGTTCAAGAAGGGTCTTTCCGCGAAGATCTATATTACCGGCTTAATATCGTATCATTTGAAGTCCCGCCCTTACGCCAGCGAAAGGAAGAAACGATCCCGCTTTTAGAAATGTATTTGAAAAAATTCAATGAAAAATATAATGAAAAGAAAAAGATGACACCGGAATGCTATGAATGGCTGACGAACTATTCGTGGCCTGGTAATATACGTGAGCTCGCGAGTCTTGCAGAGCGACTGGTCGTCACAACTTATGATGATACGATTGATTTGCCTAATTTACCATCTTTCATCCAGCCGGTCATATCAAAAAAACCTACAAAACATTCATTGAAGGATGCCGTTTCCGAGCTGGAGCGATCCTTGATCCTGAATGCGATGAAAAAATATGGGACTACAAGGGCTGCGGCCATCTCGTTGGATATCAGTCAAAGCGCTTTAGTGCAAAAAATGAAAAAATTTCACATTCGATTAGAAAACGAATCGAATTAG
- a CDS encoding aldehyde dehydrogenase family protein: MTILETAVIELKNYIDGKWQSSSSNEVIQVINPATQEVIARAPRATKEDTEKAISVAKAAFESGIWSGLTAQERASYLYKIADKIDEHAEELTILETMDNGKLKAEAGFDIADAAACFRYYAGLVLHPEGETYQVPAPVQAMVVREPVGVAGLIVPWNFPLLMSVWKIAPALAAGNTIVYKPAEVTPVTAMKLFEILEEVGIPKGVANMVMGRGTVVGQTIAESKDVDIVSFTGSTDVGRTIMKAAAGNLKKISLELGGKSPNIVFADADLETAIDYGLFGIFFGAGQVCSSGSRILVEESIYDEYVKRYVERANKIKVGPGLAEDSNMGAIVSEAQMNSILNYIEIGKQEGATLAAGGYRLVDDGLDKGYFIAPTVFTDVTPDMRIVQEEIFGPVVVIQKFKDEEEAIKLANDTDYGLAGGVFTNDGAKGLRVIKKVRAGITWVNDYHPTYVEAPWGGYKQSGIGRSLGKYGLDEYQEIKQININLDVKPVGWFPN, translated from the coding sequence ATGACAATTTTAGAAACGGCAGTTATAGAACTTAAAAATTACATCGACGGTAAGTGGCAGTCCTCATCTTCAAATGAAGTAATCCAGGTAATCAATCCTGCAACACAGGAAGTCATTGCAAGGGCTCCTCGTGCCACCAAGGAAGATACTGAAAAGGCAATCTCAGTTGCGAAAGCAGCTTTTGAAAGTGGAATCTGGTCAGGACTGACGGCACAGGAGCGAGCTTCCTACCTATATAAAATCGCTGATAAAATTGATGAACATGCGGAAGAGTTAACGATTCTCGAAACAATGGACAACGGGAAACTTAAAGCAGAGGCCGGTTTCGATATTGCCGATGCCGCCGCATGTTTCCGTTACTACGCTGGTTTGGTCCTTCATCCGGAAGGGGAAACTTATCAAGTTCCCGCTCCCGTGCAAGCGATGGTCGTTCGTGAGCCAGTAGGTGTTGCCGGTTTGATAGTACCTTGGAATTTCCCTCTTCTAATGAGTGTCTGGAAAATCGCACCGGCCCTTGCGGCGGGTAACACCATTGTATATAAACCGGCTGAAGTGACACCTGTAACCGCAATGAAATTATTTGAAATCCTAGAGGAAGTTGGCATCCCTAAAGGTGTGGCTAATATGGTGATGGGACGCGGCACTGTTGTCGGTCAAACCATTGCAGAAAGCAAGGACGTTGACATTGTATCATTTACGGGAAGTACGGATGTTGGCCGCACTATCATGAAAGCGGCCGCGGGCAACTTAAAGAAAATTTCACTAGAGCTTGGCGGTAAATCACCTAACATCGTTTTTGCCGATGCAGATTTAGAGACAGCCATCGATTACGGATTATTTGGCATCTTCTTCGGTGCCGGCCAAGTATGTTCATCAGGTAGCCGCATCCTGGTTGAAGAAAGCATTTATGATGAATATGTAAAACGCTATGTGGAACGCGCAAATAAAATCAAAGTTGGACCTGGCCTTGCAGAAGACAGCAACATGGGGGCAATTGTCAGCGAAGCGCAAATGAATAGCATTTTAAATTATATTGAAATCGGCAAACAGGAAGGGGCGACACTTGCAGCAGGGGGTTACCGTCTTGTTGATGACGGCCTTGACAAAGGATACTTCATTGCACCGACTGTCTTCACCGATGTAACACCTGACATGCGCATCGTACAAGAGGAAATCTTTGGTCCGGTCGTTGTCATTCAAAAGTTTAAAGACGAAGAAGAAGCTATTAAACTTGCAAATGATACAGACTACGGCCTTGCAGGAGGCGTCTTCACTAACGATGGCGCAAAAGGATTGCGTGTGATCAAGAAAGTTCGGGCGGGGATTACATGGGTGAATGATTATCATCCAACATATGTCGAGGCGCCATGGGGCGGTTACAAACAGAGCGGGATTGGACGCAGTTTAGGAAAATACGGCTTGGATGAATACCAGGAAATTAAGCAAATCAACATTAATCTCGATGTAAAACCTGTAGGCTGGTTCCCAAATTAA
- a CDS encoding PDR/VanB family oxidoreductase produces the protein MRVVGNIQMKVNKIIQETPFVKQFELIPVDGNPLPAFTGGSHLTTFMPAGDTIFEREYSLISNPRDRKKYAISIRRDEASRGGSAFWHDQVQIDSRLEVSFPKNNFPLSFRAKHHAFYAAGIGITPFLAMMEDMAAEGQTFELHYAARTPELCAFYDLLKAKYPDQCTFYFSQAEDKRRMMPETMKDHRIGTHVYFCGPIEMVQEYRKAASSYGYPEHAIHFEFFATKNDGPQDPFIVDLTDSDRSIQVHEGETLLDALLREGIDAPYSCKVGGCGSCEVDVAEGEVDHRDFFLSEQNRQSRKSILTCCSRAKDDRLVLKL, from the coding sequence ATGCGGGTAGTAGGAAATATTCAAATGAAAGTAAACAAGATCATTCAAGAAACTCCATTCGTAAAACAGTTCGAATTGATTCCAGTTGACGGAAACCCATTGCCTGCTTTTACAGGCGGTTCGCATTTGACCACATTCATGCCGGCCGGGGATACGATATTCGAAAGGGAATACTCCCTTATCAGCAACCCAAGGGACCGTAAAAAATATGCAATTTCCATTCGGCGTGATGAGGCGTCACGCGGAGGTTCCGCTTTCTGGCATGATCAAGTACAGATAGATTCCAGGTTGGAAGTCAGTTTCCCTAAAAACAACTTCCCTCTCAGCTTTCGAGCAAAGCATCATGCTTTTTATGCAGCTGGAATCGGCATCACCCCATTTCTGGCAATGATGGAAGACATGGCTGCCGAAGGCCAAACCTTCGAACTCCATTATGCAGCGCGCACACCGGAATTATGTGCTTTTTATGATCTATTGAAAGCCAAATACCCTGATCAATGCACCTTTTATTTTTCGCAGGCAGAAGATAAACGCAGAATGATGCCTGAGACGATGAAGGATCATCGCATTGGCACGCATGTATATTTTTGCGGACCAATCGAGATGGTTCAAGAATATCGAAAAGCCGCCAGTTCCTATGGTTATCCGGAACATGCGATCCACTTCGAATTTTTTGCGACAAAAAATGATGGGCCGCAAGATCCTTTCATTGTCGACCTTACAGACAGCGATCGTTCCATCCAGGTTCATGAAGGTGAAACACTGCTTGATGCGCTATTAAGGGAAGGGATTGATGCACCTTATTCTTGTAAAGTGGGAGGGTGCGGAAGTTGTGAGGTAGATGTTGCAGAAGGTGAAGTGGATCACCGGGATTTCTTCCTTAGCGAACAAAACCGCCAATCACGTAAGTCAATCTTGACATGCTGCTCACGTGCGAAGGACGACAGACTTGTATTAAAACTTTAA
- a CDS encoding heme-dependent oxidative N-demethylase family protein, translated as MFTQSLDFKTTDLETFPFPFTSGNYRYSNDLKRLSNINCIEVTPEYRLQVETKRRLLQEQPHIRFQSFSHTMEMQWEVLEMLIDMATDRYPEHFEVIKDGDNWTFKNHIFGESDSFVYGDASTLPNEPLDYIGRHFHNDFVLMVHRDSNFYLEVGQVSYAALFSANWNKGMSFDEIHAPVPFVSRKGDELADRVRKFLLSIEPGKPWTRINWNLMADRWDVNYETMDVWGPQRSGITPENAGKLVRLRVEEQKFYRMPRSNAILFVLNTQFLPLEDLTLRQEWFDLTYSVLQDIPEPMAAYKGIAPFLPQSVEYLRRIDEKQKIEDKQ; from the coding sequence ATGTTTACACAAAGTTTAGATTTCAAAACAACTGATTTAGAGACATTTCCATTTCCATTCACTTCAGGTAACTATCGTTATTCAAACGATTTGAAAAGACTCTCAAACATTAACTGTATTGAAGTTACACCAGAATACAGACTCCAAGTGGAAACGAAGCGTCGTCTCCTTCAAGAACAGCCGCATATAAGGTTTCAATCCTTTTCGCACACAATGGAAATGCAATGGGAAGTGTTGGAAATGCTCATCGACATGGCAACTGATCGCTATCCGGAGCATTTCGAGGTCATTAAAGATGGAGACAACTGGACTTTCAAGAACCATATTTTCGGGGAATCCGATTCATTCGTGTATGGCGATGCCAGCACGCTTCCGAATGAGCCTCTTGATTATATAGGGCGCCATTTCCACAATGATTTTGTTTTAATGGTTCATCGCGATAGTAATTTCTATTTGGAAGTGGGACAAGTTTCATACGCCGCACTCTTCTCAGCTAACTGGAATAAAGGCATGTCCTTTGATGAAATCCATGCACCCGTTCCATTTGTATCGCGGAAAGGCGATGAACTGGCAGATCGTGTTCGTAAGTTTTTATTATCCATTGAGCCAGGAAAGCCATGGACACGCATCAACTGGAACCTGATGGCTGACCGTTGGGATGTCAACTATGAAACGATGGATGTCTGGGGACCGCAGCGTTCAGGGATAACACCGGAAAATGCAGGTAAACTTGTTCGTTTGCGTGTTGAAGAACAAAAATTTTATCGTATGCCACGAAGCAACGCCATTCTATTCGTATTGAATACGCAGTTCCTGCCACTGGAGGATTTGACATTGCGCCAGGAGTGGTTTGATCTGACATATAGCGTACTGCAGGATATTCCGGAACCTATGGCTGCATACAAAGGAATAGCCCCGTTTCTTCCGCAATCGGTCGAATATTTGAGGCGTATTGATGAAAAACAAAAAATCGAAGATAAACAATAA
- a CDS encoding purine-cytosine permease family protein, with translation MSKDNASISKDVAFGFLPASKNDRIFNLRDLILVQVVIGLSSFGLLTGGYTGTMLDVKQSLAAILFGNAFPLLLIVPITLYFARYGIDTFVGFRSSLGYLGSNIFFFVFLILTLGYISIALFMSGQALAEAANWMGMPAIFSSQATGAPFFSILLFICAFLVTVRGPIAIQKYTAVAVPVFMVLMFGLLAIVLFGQGFTKIAQILPSEPFETTSRSFATALELNIGLGFSWLPYLGQYSRLSKTEGGAFKAGFYSYGIIVCIAALVGAIAALVAGSLNPSDWMFSIAGSWGGFIGLILLSVGNVGAAIFLMYSQAVSFKTVFPKKSWMIAMGTTVPTIFLLLSSTFYDAFGSFIAVISFIMAVLGGIVVADYFFVKRQRISIRDLYDTQGSYTYWKGLNPSAVLTVVIGTIVYWALYNPLTFEASDFFLHTAAGIPTYFVALVTYYVSSKYIFRFEVDMERPSVELKEAK, from the coding sequence GTGAGTAAAGATAATGCCTCCATTTCAAAGGATGTGGCCTTTGGTTTTTTACCGGCAAGTAAAAATGACCGGATTTTTAATCTTCGGGATTTAATTTTGGTTCAGGTTGTTATTGGCCTCTCATCTTTTGGGCTGTTAACTGGTGGATACACAGGTACAATGCTTGATGTGAAGCAGTCACTTGCAGCGATATTATTCGGTAACGCCTTCCCTTTGCTGTTGATTGTTCCCATTACCCTTTATTTTGCGCGTTATGGCATAGATACTTTTGTAGGGTTTCGAAGTTCACTAGGGTATCTAGGATCCAATATCTTTTTCTTTGTTTTTCTTATTTTAACTCTCGGCTACATTTCCATTGCGCTTTTCATGTCCGGCCAGGCGTTAGCAGAGGCTGCTAATTGGATGGGGATGCCCGCCATTTTCTCAAGCCAAGCAACTGGAGCGCCGTTTTTCTCGATTTTACTCTTCATTTGTGCATTTCTAGTAACGGTGAGGGGACCGATAGCGATTCAAAAATATACCGCAGTAGCCGTTCCGGTTTTTATGGTTCTCATGTTTGGTCTTCTCGCAATAGTCTTGTTTGGCCAGGGATTCACTAAAATCGCTCAAATACTTCCTTCCGAGCCATTTGAAACGACTTCTCGTTCATTCGCGACGGCCCTGGAATTAAATATCGGTCTCGGATTCTCATGGCTGCCATACCTTGGTCAATACAGCCGTTTATCTAAAACAGAAGGAGGAGCATTTAAAGCAGGATTCTACAGCTATGGAATCATCGTTTGTATCGCAGCTTTAGTTGGGGCCATTGCTGCATTAGTCGCTGGTTCACTTAATCCTTCTGACTGGATGTTTTCCATCGCAGGAAGTTGGGGCGGCTTCATTGGCTTGATTTTACTTTCGGTTGGGAATGTCGGTGCAGCCATTTTCCTTATGTACTCACAAGCTGTCAGCTTTAAAACCGTATTCCCGAAAAAGTCATGGATGATTGCGATGGGGACAACCGTACCGACCATATTCTTACTTCTAAGCTCGACGTTCTACGATGCATTTGGTTCATTCATTGCTGTCATTTCCTTTATTATGGCTGTTCTTGGCGGAATTGTCGTTGCAGATTACTTTTTTGTAAAGCGACAACGCATTTCAATAAGGGATTTGTATGACACACAGGGCTCTTATACTTATTGGAAAGGCCTTAACCCGTCGGCAGTTCTGACGGTGGTCATTGGAACGATCGTTTACTGGGCACTTTATAATCCATTGACTTTTGAAGCAAGTGACTTTTTCCTTCATACAGCTGCCGGAATTCCAACATACTTTGTCGCTTTAGTCACCTACTATGTTTCATCGAAATACATTTTCCGTTTTGAAGTTGACATGGAGCGTCCATCCGTTGAATTAAAGGAAGCTAAATAG